tagcaactcaacaatttgtaagaactaatttaagtatagcaaataatatcaatatcgaatactaaaatattacaatcactaaatttaatcaACTACTATATCATAAAATGAACAAGGGATATAATTGATTACGGCGGATTGTATCCGTTGTTCATTTTTTAATTGATGATTCTCTTATTGACATGGATGATGTGCACTCAAAGTTGGAAATGTTCGGAAGTAGTCattgttttaggtattcttcTGAGTGTTAGGTTCTTCTGAGAAATTTCAATTAAAGATGAAAGCAAATAAGATGAAAATGGACAGCGTATtctctctaccttcacaaggtaaGGGTGAGGCTACCTACACATCACCCTCCCCAGGCCCCACAAGTaggattacattgggtatgttgttaaatacttttgttcatgttgtatggagtagttacagcagacagaggacatgacccttgatagaaaggggTGAAGGATGctaattagggtagagggttaggggtgggagcgtttctttatttgtgtttgaagtttcttgtttGTGGGTGTTGAGTGATGTTTATGTTTTCGGTTAGATAGTTTTTTAGTAGTATCTGGTGGTTGTTATATTACTTTGTGGATaccggtgttagtttattttgcatactatactagtctatacgcatttatgttttgtgatttgcTATACTATTATCGGTCCTaaaccgggggtctatcggaaacaacctctctactttttcggaggtagtggtatggtctgcgtacactctaccctccccagaccccactatgtgggaatacactgggtatgttgttgttattactaattagcaaatatagaagacatttttcaatattttgttaggacaatctcaagatactacaatcaatagaaatacaaTAGAACGACAAGCTTATTAAACCTTGTGAAACAACCTACATCgatgacaaaataaaatatgcaattagcaaaagtaacataggtaagtcttcctctatgcatatgaaaacaacaatacattcaacgagcattggaaaagaaaaaaattcgggcttcactatttttatttcaagcagaaaaattgaagcaaaacacagtgaaaaatatttttgagtaatgtgaattttttgagaaatgtgaataTTAGTGTTGATGGGGTTGGGAAGAGGGGTGGGGGTGAgggcataagtcacatttgtcaatttccggaaaatgacttcccttggtccacgagggaagtcattttccctcaaatggaggaaaatgagttGTTATGGAAAACATTTTCCCAACATTTAACTACAaccaaacaagagaaaataagaaaacattttccatcataccaaacacacccaaagCCATGACATTTATCCAAAAATAAGTTAATCCAAAGAAATGAAGACGGTTATTCCAACAAAACTTAAAAAAGATACATCCATAGACTGATGCAGTTAGAAAATTCTAGAGGTAATTATGTATGCGCGAGTTACATTTCAAAAAATCAGTGCTCAATAATTACATCATTGTGAAAGTTATCCAACCATTATGATTTATTAGTAACCCAGCCTACAAAATTGAGAGTTCAAGTAACGATACCTTTTGGCAACTATATTATTTCCCCTTCTTCTGATTTAAAAATAGCTTCATCGGCTTATGTAGAAATTGCTCAAATCGTCTCACACATAAGCGTCAGAAAAAACTGCAGCAGAAATTAAAATACACAGGTAAGATAAGTGGGAAGCAACatctaattgggatttttcttttcctttcataTTTACAGATTGTTTTGTATTTAGACAAAggagaaaaaaatctaaaaataacagatagtggcggagccacctttgCTCCAGGGGTTCATCTGAATCCCTCGATGgaaaattttaccctttttataatatttttacatggttaaaaatatttttattcatgtatagtagatgttgaaccccgtTCGACTAGTTCGTATTTATACTTCCGTACCCCTCAATGAAAAATTTGGCTCCGACACTGATAACAGAATGTGATATAGACAAACAACACCGTCAGATTTTCCTCTATTTATAATGGACTTGTTGTTATTTACTGTGCAATCAAACTAACCTTTCCTGGTTAGCTCTTTTCATGAAACTTATCCACATGCAAGACTACAGTACTTGAAACAGATAAAAGTGGTACACTTGTCTTAGCAGATCAACTAATGTTGCACTCTGGATACGACTCCAGTGGCGGGCTTGTTAAAACCTGCAGGAATATGTgaaatttcaaaactttcaagCATTCAACAAATATCATCTCAAGTGTTGAAATTCCAAAGTATATGTCCTGAATCTTGCTCTAATATCcaagaaatttaaataataaaaaaaaaactaccctAGGACGATATATGTAGTCTGCCGATATGATCTTCTTTAGAGCAGTCTTCCAAGGATGTGATAGGGGATTGAAAATGGGAACATAGAAGAGTTGATGAAAAAATTTCCAAGAGTTCAAATTATTTCTACTGGTGAGGCTGTTCATAGTTCAGATAAGAAGTGTACCAACAATGCAAGTTGCAGCAATATCTTCGCTATGCCTGCACTCAATAATGAGACATCCTTCTTTCGAATACATCTACGCATTCACAATGAACCGATAAATAAAAGATTTGTTAAATACTGATCATTTTCAGATCAAGATTATCGAAAGATCACTTGAATGGTTGTTAATTTTAAAATGGTAACAAAAGGGAGATAGCAAGTCCATTTCATGAAACTCCACAATTACAGCGTATTTGACATTGAAAAGGCAACATATatgcaattaaaaaaaaaaagaatgagtcTACATCTTttcaaatacaaaagaaaatcaaactCACCATATAAAGTCTACCAAAAGAAAGTGACATAGCACCGAAGATATATGGACTCCATACCACCCTTTACTCTGATAAAGAAGCAGTCCTGCAGATCCAGtttattattttaactatttcttAAAATGGGGAAATATACTAATAATTGAACGTAAGTAATAAAAGCTTCGATTTTGGGATGGAGCACAAAATATTACTATATCGAAAGTTTATAGGTACCTTTTTTGCCTTGGGTATAAGGTCAAGAGTGCAATGGCTCAAGCAAGGAGATAGATAAGAATACCAAATACTTTCATAGAATTGCCACAGCTCATCCTATGAAAATATTTGGTATTCTTGTCTTGACCTTCGGCATTTCCTCGAACATAGCAAGtctaaaataatgagtttttacAGCTGCAAATCCCATAAGAAATTAGCCCATTAGAAATATTCAAAGCAAATCCACCTAAAATTCCAATTTCCAactaaatcatcttaaaataaaaaaattttaaaaggcaATCATAAGCTCCGCGATATCTGTTTTGTTTGAAGCATAAATATTCTTATTTCCTGGACAAATCTTTCAATCTCAActattcaatttaaatttttagatgatTCAGAAATATATAGAATAGTCTTTATTTGACAAataagcagcagcaacaacataACCCACTCTCTGCTGACTGCTGGTGGCCTTAATCTGACTAAATATCATGGTGTGTAACAAAGCCGCAGTTTGAGAACTTCTCTGTAACGTATGCAGCAAGAAGGCACGTTGTGGGTTAAGTGGGTAGACATATACAATTGGAAATATGAAACAAGTTGGGCTAGAGTGCCTACCCGAGCTTCTGGATTGTAAAAGATATTCAAAAGCAAGGAAGTTCTATGAAGAAGCCGGGTATGCAATACACCAAATCCAGTTCTACAGCTTCTATATTAGAAATATGAAATATGTATAGACAGCTGCTAGGAGTTTAGCCAAAAGTGAGTCGTAAGAAATAGATTGTCGAGGTGGATATTCATGTTGTGACTAGCTGCATTAGGCCAATTATACACGCAAGATAGAATAGCAAAATGGAGCATCTATACTTTCCCAGACTGCCCATTATGTGAATTAGCAGATGAAAGCATCAACCATCTATTCTTCCACTGTAACACTGCCGCTAGTGTCTGGACAAAGTTGTTGCAATGATTGGGGATTACCAGGAATCTTATGGAGTGGTAGGGCGAATTGCGACGGGCTTAAAGTCAATGCAAAGGTAATGGTTCATGGACTGCTATTTGCAGAATGACACTTGCAGCGACTATTTACTACCTGCGGCAGGAGTGTAACCTGAGGTATTTCAAAGACAAAGAAGAACAGTCGAAGTCCTGATCAATATCATCACTCAAGAAGTATATTTGAGAGCCAATTTGAGACCTCAGTTGGCTAGGAAATTAGGAGAACTGAATGTATACCCAACGAGAACTGTGTTGAACATGTTTTCTGCTAGGAGTCTACATATGCTAGCCTAGAGGTCTAGGATGAATGTCCAACCTAGTCTTTCCCCCCTCGGGGCTCAGGTAACACAAATCAAAGAACATACACAAAGAGGGAAATGAAACATGTACTAAAAGAAGCATCACATAGCAACATAGGGAAAGAAAACAGTAACAACAGCACAATCATGTGGAAACCAATACACAAACACGACTGGCAGCAACATAAACAGCACGAAGGAGACTTTGCAAAAACTGCTGATATTAAAGGAGAAGCATGTGAGGGCGATATTTGACAAATAAGCAACTGCCCAATATGCAAACAAATAACCAAAACATACAAAAGATGTTACCACATAGGTGTTCCATCATAAACAGGCAAAAAGATTAACCAGGTGGGTGTTCAGAGATATGCCTTGCTacctctccggaggtagtggtatggactgcgtacattttactcccccccccagaccccactgtgtgtgtggaaatacactgggtttgttgttgttgtgttcagaGATACATACCATTCCGGATACTGTTCAACCTATGAGTTGATTGCATTAATAAGAGTCTGAGATAAATCTCTGTCAAGCGTAAAACCCTTCTCCATCATCTGATCCCAAATTGCACAAGCCGCTGAGAGGTTCTTCTCCTGTACGAGACCTCCAATAATCAATTTGAAGGTGATTTCATCGGGATTCAAACCTCTAGCTTGCATATCTTCATAAAGACCCAGTGCTTCAGTTACTCTAGAAGCCTTGCAAAATCCGCTAATTAGTGCATTATACGATATAACATCAGGAGCAACACCCTGTTCTAGCATATCATGGAAAATGCTCTGAGACATCCCTATTTTACCTGTCTTGCACAGGTTATCTATAATAGAAGTGTACAGTACTCGATCGGGAAAAAGGCCCGCGCCGATCATCTGATCAAAAAGTGTCTTGGCTGCATTAGAATTGCCTTCTTTTAGAAAAGCTTCGATAAGAATTGTATATGTTACGACGTCAGGGACAATTCCTTTTAGCTCCATCTCCTCTAAGAGATTATATGCCTTCTTACTGTGGTCTGTCTTGCAGAGAGCTCTAATAATAGTATTATAAGATACAATATCTACCAAGCCTTTGGTCTCCATCTTGTCGACCATTATCTTAGACGCCTTATCTAATCTATTCGCTTTGCAGAAACCTCTAAGAAGCTGGTTATAGCTATAACCATCAGGTTCCAACCCATTTCTTTCCATCTTCTCTATCAACTTCTCTGCTTCTTCCAACATAAGCTCGTTACAACAATAATTCAAAAACACATTATAAGTAACCAAATCAGGTTCACACCCGTTTCTCCTCATGAATGTCTTAATCGCTTGAGCTTTATCAATCCTTCCAGCTCGACAAAACCCATTTATCAACGCATTATATATTTCCGTACTGAATTTAACTTGACCCCTTAAAATACCCAAAGTTAACTCATAAGCCAAATCAACCTTACCACTCCCACACAACCCAAAAACAAGAGCTTTACAAGCCTTATTATCCGGTATCAAACCTTTCCTAATCATCGTATACCACATTTCAACAGCATTATCGAAACGTCCAATCCTACACAACCCACTAATCACAATAGTATAACTAACTACATCAGGCTCTCTCCCTTTCTCTCCCattactttaatcaactccaaCGCAACGTCAACCAAATTTTCACTACACAAAACATTCAAATACATATTATAAGCCCAAAAATTCGGAAAAATCCCAACTCTATCCATATCACTTAACAACCTATTAATTAAATcaagattcttgattttacacaACCCACAAATGAATTTCGAATATGTCAACGAATTTAACGAGAACCCCACTGGTTTCATTTCGTTATAATAACCTTCAGCTATATCAAAATGTGAAGTGCGTATCAAAACACCAATAATCCTATTATAATCAATGCTGAATACTCTACAATCTGACTGTGACATTTCGTCGAACACTTGAAGTGCTTCTTTAATTAACCCTTTTTTCACATACCTCGATATGTTATTACGATATACTAGCCGCTTCTTACCAAGATTCTTATACAATGTAGACTCCTCAGAAGCGAATACTCTACAGTCTGATTGTGACATTTCGTCGAACACTTGGAGTGCTTCTTTCACTAAACCTTTTTTCACCATGTGACCGAGATTTCTATACAATGTAGACTCCTCGGAAGCGAATACTCTATAATCTGATTGTGACATTTCGTCGAACACTTGAAGTGCTTCTTTTACTAAGCCTTTTTTCACGTAGTTTGATAAGTGAATGCGATATACGAGTCGATTCTTACCAAGATTCTTATACATATCAAACAATGTAGGCTCTTCGGAAGCGAAAAGCATAGCCTTCGCTTCTTCTTCAGCTCAATACACCAATATTAAGCTTCACAATTGACCTTTTTTCATGCAATTTGTGCTTAACagaaaagggttttggggtgggggtgggggtgagtGGGGTGGAGGGGGGGGGTAGGAGAAATTTGGCGATGGAGAAAATGGACAGAGAAGGAGAAAGTGAGAGAGTCCCAATGTCTTGAAAGACTTTCCCCCAGGTgtttaataaaattttgtgaccaaaatacccttataagtCCTCCCGATGCTCAAATGCCCACATCGGATATGAAATCGAACTGTCTGATGACGTTATGAACTCAACAGAGTTAGGGTTATTCTATTCCATCTTTTGCTTGAAATGCCCACGTTGGAAATGAATCGAACTGTCTCACGACGTTATGAACTTAACGGGGTTATTGCATTCCACGTATTGCTCGAAACGCCCACACTAGAAATGA
The Capsicum annuum cultivar UCD-10X-F1 chromosome 6, UCD10Xv1.1, whole genome shotgun sequence DNA segment above includes these coding regions:
- the LOC107873642 gene encoding pentatricopeptide repeat-containing protein At1g13040, mitochondrial → MLFASEEPTLFDMYKNLGKNRLVYRIHLSNYVKKGLVKEALQVFDEMSQSDYRVFASEESTLYRNLGHMVKKGLVKEALQVFDEMSQSDCRVFASEESTLYKNLGKKRLVYRNNISRYVKKGLIKEALQVFDEMSQSDCRVFSIDYNRIIGVLIRTSHFDIAEGYYNEMKPVGFSLNSLTYSKFICGLCKIKNLDLINRLLSDMDRVGIFPNFWAYNMYLNVLCSENLVDVALELIKVMGEKGREPDVVSYTIVISGLCRIGRFDNAVEMWYTMIRKGLIPDNKACKALVFGLCGSGKVDLAYELTLGILRGQVKFSTEIYNALINGFCRAGRIDKAQAIKTFMRRNGCEPDLVTYNVFLNYCCNELMLEEAEKLIEKMERNGLEPDGYSYNQLLRGFCKANRLDKASKIMVDKMETKGLVDIVSYNTIIRALCKTDHSKKAYNLLEEMELKGIVPDVVTYTILIEAFLKEGNSNAAKTLFDQMIGAGLFPDRVLYTSIIDNLCKTGKIGMSQSIFHDMLEQGVAPDVISYNALISGFCKASRVTEALGLYEDMQARGLNPDEITFKLIIGGLVQEKNLSAACAIWDQMMEKGFTLDRDLSQTLINAINS